The nucleotide window gtaaaaatacacaaattttataattagtgaaaattgtatggaaaaactacgattttacaccattttcagGAGGCTGCCCTAGAGCCCCCCGTGGTCCTAGGGGGGGAAGGGTGCTATTATTCAAAAGTtccattcattacctttcaaatgagggccccctccccctttgcgcaaaacctcttcaaaatgGGATACTTAACTAAACATTCCCCAGCAATTCCTTAAAATCTCATACAGAAAATTTGCACAATATGTtaaacaatattatatatttacagccATGAAAAACGCGTATGGTTCCTCACACTCATCACAGGCACTTTAATGCTGTATTCTACGCGCACGTCAATGCCTTTACTAATACCCGCTGTTGCAGCAGAACAAAAATGGAGCAAAACCGACTCGGGTACTGTGCTCAGTTCATTCTTCTGGGGCTACACATTGACACAGGTGTTTTGCACATGCaaataataattagaaaaaaaatctttaactcGACTTACCTAATTGTTGTTTACAGGTGGTGGGTGGCTATTTTAGTGATCGTTTTGGCGGTCAACGTGTTATACTTTTCGCTGCCATTGGCTGGTCGTTGATTACATTCTTTATGCCAAATATTATATGGAGTTCAACGGCGATTAAGGCATATTCCATTCCGTTTATTGTCACTATACGTATTATAAATGGCGCATTCCAAGGTGTGCACTTTCCAAGCATGATTAGCCTGACGAGTCAAGTAAGTGTCGAACTTTATGATAGTTTATTTTGTGCTATAATTCCATAATTGTTTTTAGAATCTTTGCTCGAATGAACGCACAAGTTTCTTTGGCCTACTCACTGCCGGCTCAGCGCTGGGCACACTGCTGACCGGCAGTTTGGGCTCATTTGTGCTGGACTACTTCGGTTGGCCGTATGTATTTCGCGTAATTGGTTTTTTGGGCATATCCTGGGCATTAATGCTGCGCTACTATACCATGGCAGGTGAACGTGGCCGCATTATAAACGTATCGGTGCCGTCGCGCCTGTGTGCCAATAAGCAAATACCGGACAATGTGCCGTGGCTGCGTTATTTTAGAAAGCTCTCATTCTGGGCTTGTGTGCTCACGCATGCCTGTGAGATGAATTGCTTTTTTGTGCTGCTCTCATGGCTGCCCACGTATTTCCACGATGGATTTCCGCATGCCAAAGTGTGGGTGGTGAATATGATACCATGGCTTGCTTTGCCGCCATGCACGTTGTTTGCACGATATTTAACCGGACGTTTATTGGCACGTGAGTGGTCTACTTCGTCGGTGCGTAAGATCATACAAAGCTGCTGTTTTGCATCACAGAATCTGGCGCTATTCATTATGGCGCGCACAAGCGATTTTCACACAGCACTCATTTGCATGACCGTTATAATTGGTAAGTCAGTCAGCTGTCAGttaattgaattgttttttatatttttttttgttttgtaggtGGCACTGGCTTCCACAATAATGCTGTCACTGTGAATCCACAAGATTTGGCGCCTTCGCATTCCGGCAGTGTTTTTGGCTTGATGAACACGGTCGGCGCCGTGCCTGGATTTTTAGGTGTCTACCTGGCTGGACACATTCTGGAGATAACACAAAGTTGGCCAATCGTTTTTAGCACTGCGGCAGCTATTAATTTAGTTGGCTGGACAGTGTTCATGGTATTAGGCTCGGCTGAGGCTATTGTGTGATTTTTGTTGCGTGCAATTCTCTACACACCCTCTAGGCATGCACACATTTCGAAGTACTGACTAttgattccaaatatatttgtacatacttatttgtAGAGTACACAACACTCATTCGACTTGATGAACGGCTTTTGGTAGTTCCTtgtaatcattttatttatttgttcttgTGGTTTACAATTtctgtaagaaaaatatttataagtagcacatatttaaaatatttaagcgtgatatgcaaaatataaataataagaaaaaaaacacagtCGCTTTGTTTGTTTGGTagcactttattaaaaaatgtgtttagcaAGTTTAACGTCTTTTAGGACAAGTTactgaaaattaaagaaaataattacacAATCCATTCCTCATCCGGCAACAATTTGGACATATAAGGACCGTCTAATTCATAGCCCAGTTTGCGATAATAAGCGCGTGTGCCCACACCAGATATAACAGCCAACTTCACGCTACCATGCTCCTCCTTTGCTATACGTTCTGCCTCTTCCATCAACAACATGCCAAAACCCTAAAAAACGTGCTCAGCAATATTTATAAGATAATTAttatattcgaaattttctACTAACCTGATGCTGGAACTTAGTGGGATCTCTTGAACTTACGGGCACCACCGAGCCATAGACATGCAATTCGCGCACTATAGAACATTGTCCCACTTCAGTTAATTCCTTTTGGAACGTATCTGGTGAGCATTTGCGCAGGCGCAACAAACCCACAAGTATATCCTGTTCCGGATCTTCGTATGAGAGGAAAGTCTCCCAGCCACCGTTGGCATAGTAGTCACGGCGTATCAATTCGATTTCATATGGACGCACTTTATTGTGTATTTCTTGTATACCAACTTCACGTGTGCGCACGTCACGACACTCAGTACCCCAATCCTTCATACGCGCTAGCGCCAATTCACGCAAATTGCCGTGCTCCACACCGGAactgtaaaatttatataaattcaatgttgttattgttgttgtagcggagGAGTTACAAATTTAATGGTTCTGTCTAGTTATTTGTTGTTTAGCTTACCTCACAAGAGGCATTGGTATATCGCGTTGTACACGATAGACGCGCGTCCATGGCGGCACCAAAGCCAATATCTTTGCCACTAGATCTACCAACATCGATGGTGGATACGACTTATAGCGACCAGTCTTCCACAACTCATACAGACCGGTACCGCGTATAACCAGTGTTGGGTAAATTTTTAAGCCATCTGAGCGGAAGGCTGGATTTTCAAAATACtcctaaatataaataaataaaaatacaattattacaaaaaaaaaaataataataataaaataaaaaaaaaaccaaaaaataaatccaaagaaaaaataaatgcactCACAATAAACTGCTCCAGATCACGTTCAAAGTCTACATTTGGCAGATCTGGCATCATATGCGCCACAATTTTATAACCCGAATCCTTGCCCAATTTGAAACTTTCGCACACTGCTTTTACGGTGTGGCCACGATTTGTATCGCGTGCTACATCCTCATACACAGATTGTACGCCTATTTCCAAACGTGTGCAACCGTAATTCAACATGTCGGTAATATGACGTTTAAGACAATAATCCGGTCGCGTTTCAATGGTAATACCAATGCATTTAGTGTGTGAAATCTCTGAATAGCGCACAGCTTCCTTAAGATCACGACTGGTGTGTCCACTGAGTGCATCATGCAGTTTCATTATGAAGTCGTTGCGATACTTTTCATCCAAACTCATAAATGTGCCGCCCATTACAATAAATTCCACTTTATCTACAGAATGTCCAAGTTGCTTTAATTGTTCAACACGATGACGTGTTTGTAAAAACGGATTGTAACGTGCACGTATAGCGCGCATAGATGTTGGCTCATAACCGGTGTATGATTGGGTTGAATATTCAAAATCACTATCCGGTCCGCCGGGACAGTATACACATATGTTACCAGTCATATTTATGTGAGGACAGCGATGCGGCTTGCACATGACGGCTACTACAGCGATCTATAAATGAAACGTATATAACTTATTTGTTAACCCATAGTATATTAACCGTAGGCTCTAATAACTCACACCACTGGCTGTACGTATGGGTTTAGCGCGTAGTTTTGGCAGCAAGATTTTCTTTGCCTCCTGGGGAACAGCGGCAATTATGTCTACTAGACGTGGCGAACTTTCCAATCCATATTTTGAGGAAATACGTGCTTTTAGACGATTCAAATTTACATCTTTTTTCTCTTCATGTGCTTTCAACAATTCCTGTATGATTTCACCAATGACTATGACACTGCGCTCCTCGCGGCTCAAACCTACTCCTGAAAAGCAAACAAACTTGGTGAAAAATTTTAGGAAAAGTATTTTACTACTTACCCAACTTCTTTTTTGGCTTCATTGCggtattaatataattaataacagTTAAATTACGAATAAATTTCACTTGGTTTACAGccacacaatttttaattgcatatCACATAAAGAAAACAAGCAGTAATGTCAAATTACACACATGTTCTATGTTGAGTTGCCAAACACTCTCAACCGGTCAAATTCTGTTATATTGAATTGCCAACTACCTTAAGCGATTTGTATGTGATGTTTAtagttattaattatttcattaaaaactgTACTTAATCATtgtgtttcatttttttattaccaagcgtaaaaataatgcaaaataattttaattaatcaacaaaaaattaaaaaaaaaattgtttttactttttaacacTACTGTTATTTATACGATTACATTACAACACTGCATCATTACATTACAACACTGCATCATTAACAGCTGACACCAGTCGCAAAATTAGTTTGTTTCTGTGcgtttgttgtattatttttatcggcaaaaatcaacaaattatttaaaataccgAAAAACAATTTGTGTTTATAATGGCGACGTGCCTCTCAAAACAGCAATTAGAACAACAAAAGATGTTGGAACAGCTTAATGAGAGCGACAATGACGATGACGAGGAGTTGGAAGAAGCAGCGCAAGAGGAGACTTTTTCATTTTCAGTAcgccatataaataatattattaaaaaaaaccttgtttaataatatacatatattttgccaCAATGCTTATAGTGTAGCAGCGCTTGTTGGGTTTGTAATGGTTATTATGGACCAAATTTTGATGAGCCACTTTGCGGCACTTGTC belongs to Bactrocera dorsalis isolate Fly_Bdor chromosome 1, ASM2337382v1, whole genome shotgun sequence and includes:
- the LOC105233756 gene encoding elongator complex protein 3 produces the protein MKPKKKLGVGLSREERSVIVIGEIIQELLKAHEEKKDVNLNRLKARISSKYGLESSPRLVDIIAAVPQEAKKILLPKLRAKPIRTASGIAVVAVMCKPHRCPHINMTGNICVYCPGGPDSDFEYSTQSYTGYEPTSMRAIRARYNPFLQTRHRVEQLKQLGHSVDKVEFIVMGGTFMSLDEKYRNDFIMKLHDALSGHTSRDLKEAVRYSEISHTKCIGITIETRPDYCLKRHITDMLNYGCTRLEIGVQSVYEDVARDTNRGHTVKAVCESFKLGKDSGYKIVAHMMPDLPNVDFERDLEQFIEYFENPAFRSDGLKIYPTLVIRGTGLYELWKTGRYKSYPPSMLVDLVAKILALVPPWTRVYRVQRDIPMPLVSSGVEHGNLRELALARMKDWGTECRDVRTREVGIQEIHNKVRPYEIELIRRDYYANGGWETFLSYEDPEQDILVGLLRLRKCSPDTFQKELTEVGQCSIVRELHVYGSVVPVSSRDPTKFQHQGFGMLLMEEAERIAKEEHGSVKLAVISGVGTRAYYRKLGYELDGPYMSKLLPDEEWIV
- the LOC105233755 gene encoding solute carrier family 17 member 9, which codes for MSMDEKLKYSLLRGELVDSQNAWTRHEKRVWFLTLITGTLMLYSTRTSMPLLIPAVAAEQKWSKTDSGTVLSSFFWGYTLTQVVGGYFSDRFGGQRVILFAAIGWSLITFFMPNIIWSSTAIKAYSIPFIVTIRIINGAFQGVHFPSMISLTSQNLCSNERTSFFGLLTAGSALGTLLTGSLGSFVLDYFGWPYVFRVIGFLGISWALMLRYYTMAGERGRIINVSVPSRLCANKQIPDNVPWLRYFRKLSFWACVLTHACEMNCFFVLLSWLPTYFHDGFPHAKVWVVNMIPWLALPPCTLFARYLTGRLLAREWSTSSVRKIIQSCCFASQNLALFIMARTSDFHTALICMTVIIGGTGFHNNAVTVNPQDLAPSHSGSVFGLMNTVGAVPGFLGVYLAGHILEITQSWPIVFSTAAAINLVGWTVFMVLGSAEAIV